Proteins from a genomic interval of Stenotrophomonas maltophilia R551-3:
- a CDS encoding zinc ribbon domain-containing protein YjdM, which translates to MSSVPACPQCTLENTYADGALWICADCGFEWTADEGSGSTLVVRDSNGNTLQAGDTVTVIKDLKVKGSSIPLKQGTVIRNIRLVEDDAEHIEGNSDKIKGLVLKTCFLKKA; encoded by the coding sequence ATGTCTTCTGTTCCCGCCTGCCCGCAGTGCACCCTGGAAAACACCTATGCCGATGGCGCGCTGTGGATCTGCGCCGACTGTGGCTTCGAGTGGACCGCCGATGAAGGTTCCGGTTCGACCCTGGTCGTGCGTGACAGCAACGGCAACACCCTGCAGGCCGGCGACACCGTCACCGTGATCAAGGACCTGAAGGTGAAGGGCTCTTCGATCCCGCTCAAGCAGGGCACCGTGATCCGCAACATCCGCCTGGTCGAGGACGATGCCGAGCACATCGAAGGCAACTCGGACAAGATCAAGGGCCTGGTGCTGAAGACCTGCTTCCTCAAGAAGGCCTGA
- a CDS encoding RNA polymerase sigma factor: protein MLDTTMPAPPAANDAVDEPALVRAAAAGDTAAYELLYRRHAPRVFAVLWRLCGGQQARAEDALQEAFLQAWKALPGFRFESSLSTWLHRLGVNAALMELRGRAAGQDHDSLDEVDGGLQELAVHDRCAGTERDLERALSTLPPRARAVLVLHDIEGWKHQEIAEQLQMAVGSSKAQLHRARGLLRARLGDMT, encoded by the coding sequence ATGCTCGACACCACCATGCCCGCGCCGCCTGCCGCCAACGACGCCGTCGACGAACCCGCTCTGGTGCGGGCGGCGGCCGCTGGCGACACCGCTGCCTATGAACTGCTGTACCGGCGCCATGCACCGCGCGTGTTCGCCGTGTTGTGGCGGCTGTGCGGCGGCCAGCAGGCACGTGCAGAAGACGCATTGCAGGAAGCGTTCCTGCAGGCGTGGAAGGCGCTGCCGGGGTTCCGTTTCGAGAGCAGCCTGTCGACCTGGCTGCATCGCCTGGGCGTCAACGCCGCGCTGATGGAACTGCGTGGGCGTGCTGCCGGGCAGGATCACGACAGCCTCGACGAAGTGGACGGAGGGTTGCAGGAACTGGCAGTGCACGACCGCTGCGCCGGCACCGAACGCGATCTCGAACGGGCGCTGTCGACGCTGCCACCACGGGCACGTGCAGTACTGGTACTGCACGACATCGAAGGCTGGAAACACCAGGAAATCGCCGAGCAGTTGCAGATGGCCGTCGGCAGTTCCAAGGCACAGTTGCATCGTGCGCGCGGCTTGTTGCGCGCACGGCTGGGAGACATGACATGA
- a CDS encoding DUF4097 family beta strand repeat-containing protein: MIRPLISCCVALLLVPAVALADTQINERHNVASGGRIELSNVAGKVTVRGWDRNDVQLTGTLSDGLQLRQEKSANRVRWEIEYPNRNNNGGATLVLNVPRAVELRLSTISANQDISGIDVRRLQADSVSGNLVASGRSGDSKLNTVSGDVTARLQTPQLDVNTVSGRIEAGGGVSGDIGAQTVSGRVDVDAGRIQRLAVETVSGGIDLAATGLAPGGRINVESVSASVNLRLPRTVSAQLSVNSFSGSINSDAGNVERPRYGPGSRLDTRLGGGDGDIRIESHSGSVRVRLDR, from the coding sequence ATGATCCGACCCTTGATTTCCTGCTGCGTGGCCCTGTTGCTGGTGCCGGCCGTGGCGCTGGCCGATACCCAGATCAATGAGCGCCACAATGTGGCCTCCGGCGGCCGCATCGAGCTGAGCAACGTGGCTGGCAAGGTGACCGTGCGCGGCTGGGACCGCAACGATGTACAGCTGACCGGCACGCTCAGCGATGGCCTGCAGCTGCGGCAGGAGAAGAGTGCCAACCGCGTGCGCTGGGAGATCGAGTATCCGAACCGCAACAACAATGGCGGCGCCACGCTGGTATTGAACGTGCCTCGTGCGGTCGAACTGCGGTTGAGCACCATCAGTGCCAACCAGGACATCAGCGGCATCGATGTGCGCCGCCTGCAGGCCGACTCGGTCAGCGGCAACCTCGTCGCCTCCGGCCGCAGTGGTGACAGCAAGCTCAACACGGTCAGCGGCGATGTCACTGCGCGCCTGCAGACGCCCCAGCTGGACGTGAACACGGTCAGTGGCCGCATCGAGGCGGGCGGGGGAGTGTCAGGTGATATCGGTGCGCAGACCGTATCGGGCCGGGTCGATGTCGATGCTGGACGCATCCAGCGGCTGGCGGTGGAGACGGTATCCGGTGGCATTGACCTGGCGGCGACCGGACTGGCACCGGGTGGCCGCATCAATGTCGAGTCGGTGAGTGCATCGGTCAACCTGCGCTTGCCGCGCACTGTGTCGGCACAGCTGTCGGTGAACAGCTTCAGTGGTTCGATCAACAGTGACGCCGGTAACGTCGAGCGGCCGCGTTATGGGCCGGGCAGCCGACTGGACACACGACTGGGCGGCGGTGACGGTGACATCCGCATCGAATCGCATTCGGGCAGCGTACGGGTACGCCTGGACCGCTGA
- a CDS encoding virulence factor family protein: MKHAGLGRAMGVVLALAALPATAAVTTQQFSHGRFEQIPVHMPAGTPQRVVIWFHEPAAGGDTSRLPIEALRADGALVAAVDIAHLRGVLKREGDPTCSFGSGDVENFSRWLQASLHLPGYHLPLVGGDGEGAEMAYTLAAQADTQVFAGLLTTGFCPGHNHQRMVCGDGVKHNALQPAELNFPWLSAAGDRGCKVGQASAFVQQVAMAREFKRTTRGDASPGLVAAARVIGAQAGISLAPPPAVLKGLPVVEVPASGNGDTLAVFVSGDGGWAGLDKDVASALNEQGVAVVGIDSLRYFWSERTPKGFAGDLQKIIDHYRTQWHRSKVMLIGFSQGADVLPATINQLDAGTRDSLDRIVLLSVGKKADFEFHVSNWLGGGGDGLPIAPEVARLPAAKTMCVYGDKDEDALCPDLPANDGVKKVKLPGDHHFGGDYDRLAEVILKGGA, translated from the coding sequence ATGAAGCATGCAGGGCTGGGCAGGGCAATGGGAGTGGTACTGGCGCTGGCTGCACTGCCGGCGACAGCGGCGGTCACCACACAGCAGTTCAGTCATGGGCGCTTCGAGCAGATCCCGGTGCACATGCCGGCCGGCACGCCGCAGCGTGTGGTGATCTGGTTCCATGAGCCCGCCGCCGGTGGCGACACCAGCCGCCTGCCGATCGAGGCCCTGCGGGCAGACGGCGCGCTGGTCGCGGCGGTGGACATCGCGCACCTGCGCGGGGTGCTCAAGCGCGAAGGTGATCCGACCTGTTCGTTCGGCTCCGGCGACGTGGAGAATTTCTCGCGCTGGCTGCAGGCCTCCCTGCATCTGCCCGGCTACCACCTGCCGCTGGTCGGCGGTGATGGCGAAGGTGCCGAGATGGCCTACACGCTGGCGGCCCAGGCCGACACCCAGGTGTTCGCCGGCCTGCTGACCACCGGCTTCTGCCCCGGCCACAACCATCAGCGCATGGTCTGCGGCGATGGGGTCAAGCACAACGCGCTGCAACCGGCCGAACTGAATTTCCCGTGGCTGAGCGCGGCCGGTGACCGCGGCTGCAAGGTCGGCCAGGCCAGCGCGTTCGTGCAGCAGGTCGCGATGGCGCGCGAGTTCAAGCGCACCACGCGTGGTGATGCATCACCCGGGCTGGTGGCTGCGGCGCGGGTGATCGGCGCACAGGCGGGCATCAGCCTGGCCCCGCCACCAGCCGTGCTGAAGGGGCTGCCGGTGGTGGAAGTGCCGGCCTCCGGCAACGGTGACACGCTGGCAGTGTTCGTCTCCGGTGACGGCGGTTGGGCCGGCCTGGACAAGGACGTGGCGTCTGCGCTCAACGAGCAGGGCGTGGCAGTGGTCGGCATTGATTCGCTGCGCTACTTCTGGAGCGAGCGCACGCCGAAGGGCTTTGCCGGTGACCTGCAGAAGATCATCGACCACTACCGCACCCAGTGGCATCGCAGCAAGGTGATGCTGATCGGCTTCTCGCAGGGCGCCGATGTACTGCCGGCCACCATCAACCAGCTCGATGCCGGTACGCGCGACTCACTGGATCGTATCGTGCTGCTGTCGGTAGGAAAGAAGGCCGACTTCGAATTCCACGTCAGCAACTGGCTGGGCGGAGGTGGCGACGGCCTGCCGATCGCACCGGAAGTGGCCAGGCTGCCGGCAGCAAAGACCATGTGCGTGTATGGCGACAAGGACGAAGATGCGCTGTGCCCGGATCTGCCGGCCAATGACGGCGTGAAGAAAGTGAAGCTGCCCGGCGATCACCATTTCGGTGGCGATTATGACCGCCTCGCCGAAGTGATTCTCAAGGGCGGCGCATGA
- the mprF gene encoding bifunctional lysylphosphatidylglycerol flippase/synthetase MprF, whose translation MTAPSDSIAPPSTPTWKRVATIVIPLLILALALHGLAGEFDEHGYRAIRQAFRQLSGTQIALTVVLGLASYACLIGFDAIGLRRSGIRVHPARIGITAFLAHTLGQTVGFAALTGGAVRLRGYRSAGLDLAQIGQVVLMSTLGFVFGAWLLISVALCMEPAAAALALPLNPDAVRVVGVAALLAFVGTVLLVGREGRQFSVFGHALWLPDRRTMLGVTVLSVIELVLASAAFYVLLPDSTPTGLPGFVGLYLVAVLAGLVSTVPAGLGVFEWSLLKLLPQVAPAAVLAAALIYRVTYYVLPLLLATLLALAPALRQPLQASAGATRAGWNALRPWLPQIIALAVFSIGAALVIDGTLPTPRRHLVGASLPILETSHLIGSLSGVALLLIGQGLARRSHAAWMLAMAVCVITPLPLWLRGGQLLIAVSALLVAMALWAARREFYRQGALLDEAWSWPWLRNLGLVLVAVTWLLFFTYSHVEYQNELWWQFAVSGNAPRALRALLVVAIALVMFGLARLLHSTRSPLRPADEATLQSLAPVLAGATDTQACLVLTADKAVLRDEAKQGFVMMQRYGGSLIAMGDPVGPPDVARALIWRFREEADRLGLRPVFYQVGETYWQTYLDLGLGLVKLGEEAMVPLHDFGLEGRERADLRQAWNRGKRSGLSFRVASVEEIPSLLPRLHAISNAWLEDKAGDEKGFSLGSYDPDYLVRFPVALVEAEGQIVAFANLWQAPAGAELSVDLMRHVNEAPKGTMDFLFIELFLWGRAQGYARFSLGMAPLSGLAQHRLAGRWNRLAGLLARHGERFYGFSGLRRFKSKFDPQWRPRYLAAPGGMHLPAALLDATRLISLDPRRN comes from the coding sequence ATGACCGCCCCCTCCGATTCCATCGCTCCCCCTTCCACGCCCACCTGGAAGCGGGTCGCCACCATCGTCATCCCGCTGCTGATCCTGGCACTGGCCCTGCATGGCCTGGCCGGTGAATTCGACGAGCATGGCTACCGTGCCATCCGCCAGGCCTTCCGCCAGCTCAGCGGCACCCAGATCGCGCTTACCGTGGTACTTGGCCTGGCCAGCTACGCCTGCCTGATCGGCTTCGACGCCATCGGTCTGCGCCGCAGCGGCATCCGCGTGCATCCAGCGCGCATCGGCATCACCGCTTTCCTCGCGCATACCCTCGGCCAGACCGTGGGCTTTGCCGCGCTGACCGGCGGCGCGGTACGCCTGCGCGGCTACCGCAGCGCCGGCCTGGACCTGGCGCAGATCGGGCAGGTGGTGCTGATGAGCACGCTCGGTTTCGTGTTCGGTGCGTGGCTGTTGATCAGCGTGGCGCTGTGCATGGAGCCGGCAGCCGCGGCATTGGCGTTGCCGTTGAATCCAGACGCGGTGCGCGTGGTCGGCGTGGCCGCCCTGCTCGCATTTGTGGGCACCGTGCTGCTGGTCGGCCGCGAGGGACGGCAGTTCAGCGTGTTCGGCCATGCACTGTGGTTGCCCGACCGCCGCACCATGCTGGGTGTCACCGTACTCAGCGTCATCGAGCTGGTGCTGGCCAGTGCTGCGTTCTATGTGCTGCTGCCCGACTCCACGCCCACCGGCCTGCCCGGCTTCGTCGGCCTGTACCTGGTGGCGGTGCTGGCCGGCCTGGTCTCGACCGTGCCGGCGGGCCTGGGCGTGTTCGAGTGGAGCCTGCTGAAGCTGCTGCCGCAGGTAGCCCCGGCAGCGGTGCTGGCCGCAGCGCTGATCTACCGCGTCACCTACTACGTGCTGCCGCTGCTGCTGGCCACCCTGCTTGCCCTTGCGCCCGCGCTGCGGCAACCGCTGCAGGCCAGTGCCGGAGCAACCCGTGCCGGCTGGAACGCGCTGCGCCCGTGGCTGCCGCAGATCATCGCGCTGGCCGTGTTCAGCATCGGCGCCGCGCTGGTCATCGATGGCACGCTGCCAACGCCACGCCGCCATCTGGTCGGCGCTTCGCTGCCGATCCTGGAAACCTCGCACCTGATCGGCAGTCTCAGCGGTGTCGCCCTGCTGCTGATCGGACAGGGTCTGGCGAGGCGCAGCCATGCCGCGTGGATGCTGGCGATGGCGGTGTGCGTGATCACCCCGCTGCCGTTGTGGCTGCGCGGTGGCCAACTGCTGATCGCCGTTTCTGCGCTGCTGGTGGCGATGGCGCTGTGGGCCGCACGCCGCGAGTTCTACCGCCAGGGTGCACTGCTCGATGAAGCCTGGTCATGGCCATGGCTGCGCAACCTCGGGCTGGTGCTGGTGGCGGTCACTTGGCTGCTGTTCTTCACCTACAGCCACGTCGAGTACCAGAACGAGCTGTGGTGGCAGTTCGCGGTGTCGGGCAATGCACCGCGCGCGCTACGTGCGTTGCTGGTGGTCGCGATCGCGCTGGTGATGTTCGGCCTGGCGCGATTGCTGCACAGCACGCGCAGCCCACTGCGACCCGCCGACGAGGCTACGTTGCAGTCACTGGCACCCGTGCTGGCTGGCGCCACTGATACCCAGGCCTGCCTGGTGCTGACTGCCGACAAGGCAGTGCTGCGCGATGAGGCCAAGCAGGGGTTTGTGATGATGCAGCGCTATGGCGGTTCGCTGATCGCCATGGGCGATCCGGTCGGTCCACCGGATGTGGCGCGCGCCTTGATCTGGCGCTTCCGCGAGGAAGCCGACCGGCTCGGGCTGCGGCCGGTGTTCTACCAGGTCGGTGAAACCTATTGGCAGACCTATCTCGACCTCGGCCTGGGCCTGGTCAAGCTGGGCGAAGAAGCGATGGTACCGCTGCATGATTTCGGGCTGGAGGGACGCGAGCGTGCCGACCTGCGCCAGGCCTGGAACCGCGGCAAGCGCAGCGGCCTGTCCTTCCGCGTGGCATCGGTGGAAGAGATCCCAAGCCTGCTGCCGCGCCTGCACGCGATCTCCAACGCATGGCTGGAAGACAAGGCCGGCGACGAGAAGGGCTTCTCGCTCGGCAGTTACGACCCGGATTACCTGGTGCGCTTCCCGGTGGCACTGGTCGAGGCCGAGGGCCAGATCGTGGCGTTCGCCAACCTGTGGCAGGCACCGGCCGGTGCCGAGCTGTCGGTGGACCTGATGCGCCACGTCAACGAGGCTCCGAAGGGCACGATGGACTTCCTCTTCATCGAGCTGTTCCTGTGGGGCCGCGCACAGGGCTATGCGCGTTTCTCGCTGGGCATGGCGCCGTTGTCCGGGCTGGCCCAGCATCGACTGGCCGGGCGCTGGAACCGGCTGGCCGGCCTGCTGGCACGGCACGGCGAGCGCTTCTACGGGTTCAGTGGCCTGCGCCGCTTCAAGTCCAAGTTCGACCCGCAATGGCGGCCGCGTTATCTGGCCGCCCCCGGTGGCATGCACCTGCCGGCCGCGCTGCTCGATGCCACCCGGCTGATCTCGCTGGATCCGCGGCGGAATTGA
- a CDS encoding transglutaminase-like domain-containing protein gives MYRPAARLLALVLAVSVSAPALAQGQAGTDAPGSPRIASSTSIPSPDQVFAIPPAMRAMLQKQVIDRSSSREQRLQALVEMIFDRQGLDLQYDANATYTVDEVWQQRRANCLAFTLMFVALAREAGIQARVQEVGQVVSWYQDQENGVVYSVGHVNAGVEMSGRYGTVDLDRNVLYDRHGPQPVSKARALAHFYNNRGAEQMAEGDLAGARAFFDASVAQDRAFPSVWNNLGVLDNREGDIDAAKRALDKALQLDGRQDAALNNASALYRRLGLVAQAEALERRLKSVQREDPFAQYMLGTQAERAGKLEEAIRYYRQAVRLYDTAHQFHFGLARAYFLTGQLKRADRELTRAQLLGGAPEQARYQAKLDSLARWRAQQQARR, from the coding sequence ATGTACCGTCCTGCCGCCCGCCTTCTCGCACTGGTCCTGGCCGTTTCCGTATCAGCACCTGCCCTTGCCCAAGGTCAGGCCGGAACCGACGCACCGGGCAGCCCCCGCATCGCTTCCAGCACCAGCATTCCCTCGCCCGATCAGGTCTTCGCGATTCCCCCGGCAATGCGCGCGATGCTGCAGAAGCAGGTGATCGATCGCAGTTCTTCGCGCGAGCAACGCCTGCAGGCGCTGGTGGAGATGATCTTCGACCGCCAGGGCCTGGACCTGCAGTACGACGCCAACGCGACCTACACCGTGGATGAAGTCTGGCAGCAGCGCCGTGCCAACTGCCTGGCCTTCACCCTGATGTTCGTTGCGCTGGCACGCGAGGCGGGCATCCAGGCACGTGTGCAGGAGGTCGGCCAGGTGGTGTCGTGGTACCAGGACCAGGAAAACGGCGTGGTCTACAGCGTTGGTCATGTCAATGCAGGTGTCGAGATGTCCGGGCGCTACGGCACGGTCGACCTGGACCGCAATGTGCTTTACGACCGGCACGGTCCGCAGCCGGTCAGCAAAGCGCGTGCATTGGCGCACTTCTACAACAACCGGGGCGCAGAGCAGATGGCCGAAGGTGATCTCGCCGGGGCGCGAGCCTTCTTTGACGCCTCGGTGGCACAGGACCGCGCGTTTCCTTCGGTCTGGAACAATCTCGGCGTACTGGACAACCGCGAGGGTGATATCGACGCCGCGAAGCGGGCGCTGGACAAGGCCCTGCAACTGGACGGCCGCCAGGACGCCGCACTGAACAACGCCAGTGCGCTGTACCGCAGGCTGGGGCTGGTCGCGCAGGCCGAGGCGTTGGAACGACGGCTGAAGTCGGTGCAACGCGAGGACCCCTTCGCGCAGTACATGCTGGGCACGCAAGCCGAGCGCGCCGGAAAGCTGGAGGAGGCGATCCGCTATTACCGGCAGGCAGTACGCCTGTACGACACCGCGCACCAGTTCCACTTCGGGCTGGCGCGGGCGTACTTCCTGACCGGCCAGCTCAAGCGCGCCGACCGTGAACTGACCCGCGCACAACTGCTGGGCGGTGCGCCGGAACAGGCGCGTTACCAGGCCAAGCTGGACAGCCTGGCCCGTTGGCGCGCGCAGCAGCAGGCCCGGCGCTGA
- a CDS encoding Hsp70 family protein, whose protein sequence is MRLGIDFGTSNSAAAIVHEGKLLPIRFGDAEQFRTSVYFPGVVPDPDDFQLDDGQEHQLQQMIDSAARAARAAGQERTPQALRREALRALRREWMEARAGQERSASDLLQNAVYGDEALEAYFEEHEGNLVQSPKSMLGYNLHPRARQTITGIAAHILEHIRLTAGAQLGRPLRAALLGRPVQFRSSIGAAGNDQALDILREAAAQAGFDQIDFLEEPAAAAMHYHAESRERHQAVIVDIGGGTTDIAHAEVGGDDAPRIHRAWGIARGGTDIDLALSLSSYMPLFGRGITRVPTHHYVEAATVQDMTRQRDFRQHSYDHVDAPWGARLQALQDTGNTARLYRDVERAKIALSAASEHRSTLDYIARDLHADSSADGLAAAAHGYLEQIRELLAQVRNDIGGDPDAVFLTGGMSRAGYLRKAVAEAFPGADMVHGEPSLGVVQGLALAAASRD, encoded by the coding sequence ATGCGCCTCGGCATCGACTTCGGTACCAGCAACTCCGCCGCCGCCATCGTGCATGAAGGGAAACTGCTGCCGATCCGCTTCGGTGACGCCGAGCAGTTCCGCACCAGCGTGTACTTCCCCGGCGTGGTCCCCGACCCGGACGACTTCCAGCTCGACGACGGCCAGGAACACCAGCTGCAGCAGATGATCGACAGCGCCGCGCGCGCGGCCCGCGCCGCCGGCCAGGAACGCACGCCGCAGGCGCTGCGCCGGGAAGCCCTGCGCGCGTTGCGCCGCGAGTGGATGGAAGCCCGTGCCGGCCAGGAACGCAGTGCCAGCGACCTGCTGCAGAACGCGGTCTACGGCGATGAGGCACTGGAAGCGTACTTCGAAGAACACGAGGGCAACCTGGTGCAGAGCCCGAAGTCGATGCTGGGCTACAACCTGCACCCGCGCGCCAGGCAGACCATCACCGGCATCGCCGCGCATATCCTCGAACACATCCGCCTGACCGCCGGCGCCCAGCTCGGCCGTCCGCTGCGTGCCGCCCTGCTCGGCCGCCCGGTGCAGTTCCGCAGCTCGATCGGCGCTGCAGGCAACGACCAGGCGCTGGACATCCTGCGCGAAGCCGCCGCCCAGGCCGGCTTCGACCAGATCGATTTCCTTGAAGAACCCGCCGCAGCGGCCATGCATTACCACGCCGAAAGCCGCGAGCGGCATCAGGCCGTGATCGTCGACATCGGCGGCGGTACCACTGACATTGCACATGCCGAAGTCGGCGGCGACGACGCACCGCGCATCCACCGCGCCTGGGGTATCGCCCGCGGCGGTACCGACATCGACCTGGCGCTGAGCCTGTCCAGCTACATGCCGCTGTTCGGCCGCGGCATCACCCGCGTGCCCACCCACCACTACGTGGAGGCGGCCACCGTGCAGGACATGACCCGGCAGCGCGATTTCCGCCAGCACAGCTACGACCACGTTGACGCCCCCTGGGGTGCACGCCTGCAGGCCCTGCAGGACACCGGCAACACCGCGCGCCTGTACCGCGATGTCGAACGCGCCAAGATCGCCCTCAGCGCCGCCAGTGAACACCGCAGCACGCTGGATTACATCGCCCGCGACCTGCATGCCGACAGCAGCGCCGATGGCCTGGCCGCCGCCGCGCATGGCTACCTGGAGCAGATCCGGGAACTGCTGGCCCAGGTCCGCAATGACATTGGCGGCGACCCGGATGCGGTGTTCCTGACCGGCGGCATGTCCCGCGCCGGCTACCTCCGCAAGGCAGTGGCCGAGGCCTTCCCGGGTGCCGACATGGTCCATGGCGAGCCCTCGCTGGGCGTGGTCCAGGGCCTGGCGCTGGCGGCAGCCAGCCGGGATTAA
- a CDS encoding DUF998 domain-containing protein — MSRMRPAALLAMVALLLFVATALWTQFARTDLDWVRATLSLYLHGPWGLLLRSAYCLLALAIAVLGIALYRGSVGPRRSSAAPLLFTVSALGLATVAIGDSWLPEATPLLAPFIHGLAANTAFLCASVGMLLQAWYLRREPGWKTAAGLLWGWAWLAFVLLWLHVLWRAGPPRGLGQKVVIAVIVGWLLYLALALYRRSRQAAAD, encoded by the coding sequence ATGAGCCGCATGCGGCCTGCGGCGCTGCTGGCGATGGTGGCATTGCTGCTGTTCGTGGCCACAGCGTTGTGGACCCAGTTCGCACGCACCGACCTGGACTGGGTGCGGGCAACGCTCAGCCTCTACCTGCACGGACCGTGGGGGCTGCTGCTGCGGAGTGCGTACTGCCTGCTGGCGTTGGCGATCGCCGTGCTGGGCATCGCGCTGTATCGCGGCAGCGTCGGCCCACGACGCAGTTCGGCGGCGCCGTTGTTGTTCACGGTGTCGGCGCTGGGCCTGGCCACGGTCGCCATCGGCGACAGCTGGTTGCCCGAGGCAACACCGCTGCTGGCACCGTTCATCCATGGGCTGGCGGCCAACACCGCGTTCCTGTGTGCCAGCGTCGGCATGCTGCTGCAGGCCTGGTACCTGCGCCGCGAACCGGGCTGGAAGACCGCTGCCGGCCTGCTCTGGGGCTGGGCGTGGCTGGCTTTCGTGCTGCTGTGGCTGCATGTGCTGTGGCGCGCCGGGCCGCCGCGCGGGCTGGGGCAGAAGGTGGTGATCGCGGTGATCGTGGGCTGGCTGCTGTACCTGGCCCTGGCGCTGTACCGCCGCAGCCGCCAGGCCGCAGCCGACTGA
- a CDS encoding YkgJ family cysteine cluster protein, whose amino-acid sequence MDCRRCDAVCCRLPVLLQPGDHVPGQFLSRDTHGRAVMARNEEGWCAAIDPYHLRCTIYSQRPAICRQFSMGGDDCRRERQDYLRQAESCALSSPST is encoded by the coding sequence ATCGACTGCCGCCGTTGTGACGCGGTCTGTTGCCGGTTGCCGGTCCTGCTGCAGCCCGGCGACCACGTGCCCGGCCAGTTCCTGTCGCGCGACACCCACGGCCGTGCCGTGATGGCGCGCAACGAGGAAGGCTGGTGTGCGGCAATCGATCCGTATCACCTGCGCTGCACGATCTATTCGCAGCGCCCGGCGATCTGCCGCCAGTTCTCGATGGGCGGCGACGACTGCCGCCGCGAGCGGCAGGACTACCTGCGCCAGGCCGAGTCCTGCGCGCTTTCCTCCCCTTCCACCTGA
- a CDS encoding mechanosensitive ion channel family protein, with translation MMLSLKDHLPPWTHPWLHDVGIAVKILLTLLAAWLVRVLARRLIRRFAEHYTLPPEMAMGGRRISSFVVYFSALLYILSLLGASPSVLWTAFTGFAAVGAVAFFAAWSVLSNIFCTLLIFTTRPFRLHDYIEVLENGEKPGLKGRVIDVNLIYTTLQETGDGHEGTVLQLPNNLFFQRTVRRWRDPAQAPGGIQGDG, from the coding sequence ATGATGTTGTCGCTGAAGGATCACCTGCCGCCCTGGACCCACCCGTGGCTGCATGACGTGGGTATCGCCGTGAAGATCCTGCTGACCCTGCTCGCCGCCTGGCTGGTCAGGGTGCTGGCACGGCGCCTGATCCGCCGCTTCGCCGAGCACTACACACTGCCGCCGGAGATGGCGATGGGCGGGCGCCGGATCAGCAGCTTCGTGGTCTATTTCAGCGCGCTGCTTTACATCCTCAGCCTGCTGGGCGCGTCACCTTCGGTGCTGTGGACTGCGTTCACCGGTTTCGCCGCCGTGGGCGCGGTGGCCTTCTTCGCGGCCTGGAGCGTGCTGTCCAACATTTTCTGCACGCTGCTGATCTTCACCACCCGCCCGTTCCGCCTGCACGATTACATCGAAGTACTGGAGAACGGTGAGAAGCCGGGCCTGAAGGGCCGGGTGATCGACGTGAACCTGATCTACACCACGCTGCAGGAAACCGGCGACGGCCACGAGGGCACGGTGCTGCAGCTGCCGAACAACCTGTTCTTCCAGCGCACGGTGCGCCGCTGGCGTGACCCGGCGCAGGCCCCTGGCGGCATCCAGGGCGACGGCTGA
- a CDS encoding oxidoreductase-like domain-containing protein: MSVPDPDPRPVPPEEPGPNECCGSGCPLCVLDLYADELQRYRKALAEWKTRHPEATP; this comes from the coding sequence GTGTCCGTCCCTGATCCCGATCCCCGCCCCGTGCCGCCGGAAGAGCCCGGTCCCAACGAATGCTGTGGCAGTGGCTGCCCGCTGTGCGTACTCGACCTGTATGCCGACGAGCTGCAGCGCTATCGCAAGGCGCTGGCCGAATGGAAGACGCGGCATCCGGAGGCAACGCCATGA
- a CDS encoding HD domain-containing protein, with translation MDFSPLTLAPAQWQALQDSYATPPRAYHHFGHVRAVLQHCQEVAEGPGWQQPAEVYLAVLYHDAVYQAGRKDNEARSAQLAVQAIAQAPELADVDAARVEQLILLTARHGALGPDDVDAEAALFLDCDMAILAAPEPVFTAYDRGVAEEYKGVVPGFLYRAGRRRFLQGLLRAPRIFLSEFFHQRLDAAARENLRRQLGA, from the coding sequence ATGGACTTCTCTCCGCTGACGCTTGCACCGGCGCAGTGGCAGGCGCTGCAGGACAGCTATGCAACGCCGCCACGGGCCTACCACCACTTCGGCCATGTGCGCGCGGTGCTGCAGCACTGCCAGGAGGTAGCCGAGGGCCCGGGCTGGCAGCAACCGGCCGAGGTCTATCTGGCCGTGCTCTACCACGATGCGGTCTACCAGGCCGGGCGCAAGGACAACGAGGCACGTTCGGCACAGCTGGCGGTGCAGGCCATCGCGCAGGCGCCGGAACTGGCCGATGTCGATGCCGCCCGGGTGGAGCAGCTGATCCTGCTGACCGCACGCCATGGCGCGCTGGGGCCGGACGATGTCGACGCCGAGGCGGCCTTGTTCCTGGACTGCGACATGGCGATCCTGGCCGCGCCGGAACCGGTGTTCACGGCCTACGACCGCGGTGTGGCCGAGGAGTACAAGGGCGTGGTGCCGGGCTTCCTGTATCGTGCCGGCCGGCGTCGATTCCTGCAGGGCCTGCTGCGCGCGCCGCGGATCTTCCTCAGCGAATTCTTCCACCAGCGCCTGGACGCCGCGGCTCGCGAAAACCTGCGCCGCCAGTTGGGCGCCTGA